TCTTCTCTCCCAagttccccttctttctttcatcagaattgcctctctttctccccaccacGTTCTTCCTCGCCCTTCCACTGGCTATACCCATCTCCTACTCTCACTcactcctcttctccctctcagCCACAGAACTCCTCTGTCCTGGGCTCACATTGCCAGTCTCCTTCCCACCCCGAAGACCTACCtatgtccactctcacctccCCAAGCCCCAGTCTACCTTCTCGTGGGGTTCACTCTAACAGCCAGACATGCCACTCGCATCAGTACAGGAACACCGGGTCccctgggggagaggggggatGCATGGCAAGCGAGAGGGACCTTGCAGAGTTCAGGGACCCAggagccctggcccaggccctGGTTGTTCATCTGGGGCACCGCCGTATCGCCCACGACCTGCGGCTACTGCTTCTGCAGCGCCTGTGGCAAGGCAAAACCGGCAAGGCCCCGGTTGTGGAGTATCCTGTCTGTCTGGTGTGTCTCCGGCCCCGCAGCCCCTCTTGCCCTATCCCCAGGTACAGGACTGGACCCAGGCTACTTGCTTTCCCCCAACTACTGCCCTGTGCGCAGGGCCGGGAATCCGGACCACTGCGCATCGGCATTGGCTTTGGCCTCCGCCTGCCTCGGGGCCAGGCCAGGGACTTGCATCTGTTGGCAGAAAGAAGGCCGGAAGAAGTAGGGCTTCGGGGAGAGGCTGCTCAGGCCCGCGGGTGTCAAGCCCAGGCATCTCAAGCCCCAGCAGCTCAGGCCCAGGCAGATCTAGGCCCAGGCACCCCCTCCCAGAACGGGAGCTTCAGGTCTGTAGGCCCTCAATCACCAAACTCCATGTGCTGTTCAGGGTCTCAGACTCAGGCACCAAAACAGGCCACTGTCTCCCTGAAGCCCAGACCTTCCTCTGCCTCAAAGAGGCCTGCCTCTCCAGAGCCCATTCCCCGAAAGTCACCACTCTAGTGCCAGAGCCACGGAGGCTCCCTGGAGCACCTCCTCCGAACCACCCCATCCCTTCCCGGCCCCAGATCTCAGGGAGCTCCCGAGACACTCtgaagggctggctggctggaggTCAGGTGTGTTCTCCAGCCCTGAA
This genomic stretch from Balaenoptera acutorostrata chromosome 12, mBalAcu1.1, whole genome shotgun sequence harbors:
- the PRR30 gene encoding proline-rich protein 30, whose amino-acid sequence is MLTQNKDQVLLQNAAPPGHPPRGPSQIVDSLPCNLRPQPPQQSLRHTHPPCSPPPWSHSAGSHFYSSDSNSDFVLHPYSSSLPSSPSFFHQNCLSFSPPRSSSPFHWLYPSPTLTHSSSPSQPQNSSVLGSHCQSPSHPEDLPMSTLTSPSPSLPSRGVHSNSQTCHSHQYRNTGSPGGEGGCMASERDLAEFRDPGALAQALVVHLGHRRIAHDLRLLLLQRLWQGKTGKAPVVEYPVCLVCLRPRSPSCPIPRYRTGPRLLAFPQLLPCAQGRESGPLRIGIGFGLRLPRGQARDLHLLAERRPEEVGLRGEAAQARGCQAQASQAPAAQAQADLGPGTPSQNGSFRSVGPQSPNSMCCSGSQTQAPKQATVSLKPRPSSASKRPASPEPIPRKSPL